Below is a genomic region from Pyxidicoccus trucidator.
GCAGGAGGAAGTCTCGTAGGTCCGTGGCGGTGGTGGGCGCTACGGACGAAGACTCACGCTCGCCTGCGAGGGCCTCGTTGGTGCTTCCCGAAGGCGCGGTGGAGTGGGGCACGAGGTAGGCGACGAGCCGCTTGCCTCCGGGGCCGTCTTCGCGTGCGACGACGGTGGCTTCGCGGAGGGCCGGGTGCTTGAGCAGCGCTGCTTCGATTTCGCCGGGCTCGATGCGAAAGCCGCGCACCTTCACCTGCTCATCGGCGCGGCCCTGGAACTCGAGTGTGCCGTCTGGGCGCCAACGCGCCCGGTCTCCTGTGCGGTAGAGGCGGGTACCGGGTTCGGCGCTGAAGGGGTTCGGGACGAAGCGCTCGGCGGTGAGGGTGGGCTGGCCCAGGTAGCCGCGCGCCAGGCCGGTGCCGCTCACGTACAGCTCTCCCGTGACACCCACGGGCACGGGCTGAAGCTCGGAGTCCAGCACGTACACCTGCGTGTTGGCGATGGGCCGGCCGATGGGCGGCAGTCCGGCTTCGGTGCCCGTTGCGGCCACCGTCGCGCACGTCGTCACCACGGTGCTCTCGGTGGGGCCGTAGTGGTTGACGAGCTGGAAGGGCGCATCCGCGCGGGGCCTGTGGCGCAGTCGGTCTCCACCTGTCAGCAGCACGCGCAGGGCCAGGACTTTCGGCCAGGCTTCTTCGGTTTCGGTGAGGACGGCTTCGGCCAGCGGCGTGGGCAGGAAGCAGTGGGTGATGGCCTGTGCGGCCAGCCACTTGAGAAGCAGGGCCGGGCTGGCGCGCTCCTCTTCGTCGGGAAGGTGGAGACTGGCGCCCGAAGCCAGCGGGGGCCACAGCTCCCAGACCGAGGCGTCGAAGGCGGTGCCGGCCACCTGAGTCAGCCGGCTGTCGGGCGTCAGGGCGTACTGGCGCTGATGCCACGTCACCAGGTTCATCAAGCTGGCATGGGTGACGCCGACGCCCTTGGGCAGTCCGGTGGAGCCCGAGGTGTAGATGACGTAGGCGAGGTGCTCCGGGTCCGTGGTGAGGAGGGGCGCGGTGTCGGGCTGGGAGGCGATGAGCGGGGCCTCTGTGTCCAGCAGCACTCGTGAGGTGGAGTTGTTGGAGAGCCGGGCGGCGATGGCTTCGGTGGAGACGAGCAGGTGGGCCTGGCTGTCGGAGAGCAGCCATTCGAGGCGCTGAGGAGGGTAGTTGGGGTCGAGCGCCACGTAGGCACCGCCGGCCTTGAGGATGGCCAGGGCACCCACGGCCCAGCGAGCCGAGCGCTCCACGCACAGGCCCACGCGCACCTCGGGCCCGACGCCGAGTGCGCGCAGGTGGTGCGCGAGCTGGTTCGCCCTTCGTTCCAGCTCTGCGTAGCTGAGCCGCGAGCCGGTGGCCTCAACCGCGACCTGGTCCGGATGGAGTGCCACGATGTGCTCGAACAGCTCCGGAAGCGTGACGTCGCTGGGGAAGCCGGTGACAGTGGCGTTCCACTCCACCAGCACTTTCCGGCGTTCCTCCTCGTGCATGACGGGCAGTGCGTCGATGCGCTGGTCTGGGTCCGAGAGCGCGGCTTCGAGCAGTCGCTCGAACCGCCCGGCAATCCGAGCCACCGTGGCGGGCTCGAAGAGGTCCGTGCTGAACTCCCAGACACCGACCCACCCGTCCTCCGTTTCTCGCATCGACAGGGTCAGGTCGAGCTTCGACGTGCCCGTCTCCACGTCCCGCAGGCGCACGGATACGCCTGGCAGCTCCAGCGCCGCACGAGATGCGCTCTGCAGCACGAACATGGCCTGCACCAGCGGCGTCCGTCCCAGGTCCCGCTCGGGATGCAGTGCTTCGACGAGCTGCTCGAAGGGCAGATCCTGGTGGGCGTACGCACCCAGGCAGCGCTCCCGCACACGGCCCAGCAGCTCTCGGAAGGTGGGGGCTCCGGACAGGTCTCCGCGCAGTACCAGCGTGTTGACGAAGAAGCCGATGAGCCCCTCCACCTCGCGCCGGTTGCGGCCCGCCACTGGCGTGCCCACCAGCACGTCCTCCTGTCCCGTGTGCCGCATCAGCAGCACCTGGAACGCCGCGAGCAACAGCATGAAGTGCGTCACGCCTTCGCGCTGCGCCAGGGCCTCGACATGCCCGGACAGCGTGCGCGGCAGCAGGACGCGGAGCCTGCCGCCCCGGTGGCTCCAGACCTGAGGACGGGCATGGTCCGCCGGCAGCTCCAGCACGGGCAGTGGACCCGCGAGCTGCTCACGCCACCAGGCGAGATGCTTCTCCCGCACCACTCCGCTCAGCCACTCGCGCTGCCAGACGGCGAAGTCCGCGTACTGCACGGGCAGGGGTGGCAGCGTGGCGGTGCCCCCGGACCGGAGTGCCGCGTAGACGGCGCTCAGCTCCCGCTGGAACACGTCCTGGGACCACCCGTCGGAGACGATGTGGTGCATCGACAGCAGCAGGGCGTGTACCTCCGGCGCGAGCCGCAGCAGCGTGGCCCGCACGAGCGGCCCCTGGTGGAGGTCGAACGGACGCAGCGCCTCCTCCTTCGCGCGACGCTCGGCCTCCGTGTCGCGGTCCTCCGGTGACAGGCCGGTGAGGTCCACCACGGGCATGTCGAGCGCCAGCTCCGGCGAGATGACCTGGACCGGGTGCCCGTCTTCCATCGCGAAGGTCGTCCGCAGGGCCTCATGCCTGCGCACCACTTCCCGCAGGCTCTCGCGGAGCAGGTTCGCGTCCAGCGCTCCCTCCAGCCTCACCACGAGGGGCACGTGGTAGGTGGCCCCGCCCGGTGCGAGCTGCTCCAGGAAGTAGAGCCGCTGCTGAGCGAATGAGAGCGGCAGTGGGCCGTTGCGTGGCACTGGCGCCAGTGAGGGCTCGCGCCGCGCTCCCGGAGTGGTGTCTCGCGGGGAGGCCTCGACGTGCCGGGCCACCGCCGCCACCGTGGGCTCCTCGAACAGGCGCTGCAGTGGCACCTCGACGCCAAAGGACTCCCTCAATCGGGAGATGGCTTGCGTGGCCAGCAGCGAGTGCCCGCCCAGCTCGAAGAAGTCGTCTTCCACCCCGACGCGTGCCACGCCGAGCAGCTCCGACCAGATGTCGGCCACCCTGCGCTCCACGTCGGTGCGCGGGGCGACGTAGCGCTCCGTCGAGCCGTCCGCGAGGCTGACGCTCGGAGCGGGCAGGGCCTTCCGGTCCACCTTGCCGTTGGGCGTGAGGGGCAGCGCCGCCAGGGTGACGAAGGCCGCGGGCACCATGTGCTCGGGCAGGCGGTGCAGGAGGAACTCGCGGAGGGCCGGGCTCGTGAGCGCGACGGGCTGCAACGGACTTTCACTCCCGGGGCTCCGTGCTGGACGGGTGGGAGCGTCGGAGCCTTCGTCAGGCGCTGCCGGGCGTGGCACCACATACGCGACGAGTCGCTTGCCTCCGAGGCCGTCTTCGCGTGCGACGACGGTGGCTTCACGGATGGCCGGGTGCTTGAGCAGCGCTGCTTCGACTTCACCGGGCTCGATGCGGAAGCCGCGCACCTTCACCTGCTCGTCGGTGCGCCCGAGGAACTCCAGGATGCCGTCGGACCGCCAGCGCACCCGGTCTCCCGTGCGGTAGAGGCGGGCACCGGGCTCGGTGCCGAAGGGATTCGGGACGAAGCGCTCGGCGGTGAGGTCGGGCCGGCCCAGGTATCCGCGCGCCAGGCCGGTGCCGCCCACGTACAGCTCTCCCGTGGCGCGCACCGGCACGGGCTGAAGCTCGGGGTCCAGCACGTACACCCGCGTGTTGGCGATGGGCCGGCCGATGGGCGGCAGTCCCACCTCCGTTCCCTCTACGGCCACTGTCGCGCACGTCGTCACCACCGTGCTCTCCGTGGGGCCGTACTGATTCACCAGCCGGAACCGCGCGTCGGCGCGGGGACGCGGATGCAGCCGGTCTCCTCCCGATACGAGTACCCGCAGGGCCAGGTCCGCCGGCCAGCGCTCGGCAAGCACGGCTTCGGCCAGCGGTGCGGGGAGGACGGCCAGCGTCACGCGTTGCGCGGCCAGCCACTCCAGCAATCGCGGGGGCTGGGTGCGTGTCTCGTCGCTGGGAATGTGGAGGCTCGCTCCCGCCACCAGCGTGGGCCACAGCTCCAGCATCGACGCATCGAACGAGGTTCCGATGACGTGGGACACCCGGTCCGTGGGCTCCACCGCGTACTCGCGCAGGTGCCAGTGGATCAGGTTCGCCAGGCTGCCGTGCGTGACGCCAACGCCCTTGGGCTGCCCTGTCGAGCCGGAGGTGTAGATGACGTAGGCGAGATGGTCTGCGCACGCACCGCTCGGAGGAGGCATGTCGGGCTGAGCGTCGATGAGCGGCGCGTCCGCATCCAGCAGCACCCACTGCTCACCGCCGGAGGGGAGTTCGTCCGCGATGGCCTCGGTGGTGATGACCACCGGAGCGCCGCTGTCGCGCAGCATGGAGGCCAGCCGCGCCATGGGCTGGTTCGGGTCCAGCGGCACGTACGCGCCACCGGCCTTGAGGATGCCGAGCGCCCCCTCCACCCACTGCGCTGAGCGCTTCACGCACAGCCCGACGCGGACCTCGGGCCGCACTCCCAGCGACCTCAGGTGGTGCGCGAGCCGGTTTGCCCGACGCTCCAGCGCTCCATACGTCAGCATCCCCGCGTCATCCGCCACCGCGAGGGCTTCCGGAGTGAGCGCGGCCCGAGCCTCGAACAGGGCGGGGACGAGCGAGTCCGCGGGCACGGCGGTCTCCGTGGCATTCCACTCGATCAGTAGTCGGTGCCGTTCCTCTGGCGCGAGCATGGGAAGCTCGGTGATGCGCTGGTCCGGGGACGCGGCGATGGACTCCAGCAACCGCACGTAGTGGTCCGCGAGTCGGGCCACCGTCTCCCGGTCGAACAGCTCGGTGCCGTAGCCGAAGGACGCGACCAGACCCGCCTCGCTCTCCGACATGGCGAGGCCCAGGTCCATCTTCGCCCGCCCCGCGTCGCCATCTTCCAGCCGCGCCACGAGGCGCGGCAGTTCCAGCACCGGCGCAGCCCCGTCCTGCATGGAGAACATCACCTGGAACAGCGGGGTGTGCCCCGCGCCACGCTCGGGATGGAGCGCCTCGACGAGCTGGTCGAAGGGCAGGTCCTGGTGGGCATACGCGCCCAGGCAGGTGTCTCGCACGCGACCCAGGAGCGCCCGGAAGGTGGGGCCTCTGGAGAGGTCCCCCCTCAGCACCAGCGTGTTGACGAAGAAGCCGATGAGCCCCTCCACCTCGCGCCGGGTGCGGCCGGAGCTGGGGGCTCCTACCGCGACATCCGTCTGGCCGGTGTAGCGGGAGAGGAGCACCTGGAAGGCCGCCAGCAGCAGCATGAAGCGGGTGACGCCCTCGCGACGGCCGAGCGCTGCCAGTGCGTCCGTCAGCCTCCGGGGCAGCACGCGCTGGAGTCGCGCCCCCTCGCGCGTCCGTACGGCCGGGGCGGGACGGTCTGCTGGCAGCTCCAGGGACTCCAGCCCGGCCAGCCGCTCCCGCCACCAGGCGAGCTGCGGCTCCAGCGCGCCTCCCTGCGCGCATCGCTGCTGCCACACCGCGAAGTCGGCGTACTGGATGGGCAGCGGCGGTAGCGCGGTGCCGGAGGCGAGCGCCGCGTACAGGGCTCCCAGCTCGCGCAGCAGCACGGCGACGGACTCGCCGTCGAAGATGATGTGGTGCAGCGTCAGCAGCAGCGTGTGCGAACTCGATTCGAGCCGCAGCAGCAGGCCCCTCAGCAGCGGCCCCCGCTCCAGGTCGAACGGACGCGCGGCCTCCTCAGCGGCGTACCGGCGAGCCTCGACCTCGCGGGCCTCCGGGGACAGGCCCGAGAGGTCCACCACGGGCAGGGACAGAGACGGCTCGGGCGCGATGACCTGCACGGGCCGGCCCCGCTGCTCGGTGAAGGTCGTCCGGAGCGACTCGTGTCGGGCGGCGAGCGCCCGCAGGCTTCGTTCCAGCACGTCCGCGTCGAGCGCTCCCTTCCACTGCAAGAGGAACGGGACGTTGTAGTGGGCGCTCCCGGGTTCGAGCCGCGCCGCGAACCACACCCGCTGCTGCGCGGAGGAGAGGACCGTAGGCTCCTCGTGGGCCACAGGCTCCAGGGGCGGCAGCTGCACGCGCTGCCCGTCACTTCGGAGCGCGTCGAGGGCGGCGGCGAGGCTGGAGACGGTGGGTGCTTCGAAGACGCGGCGCACCGGCAGCTCCACGTCGAAGGTGTCCCGCACCCAGGCCACGAGCCGCGTGGCCACCAGCGAGTGTCCCCCGAGCGCGAAGAAGTCGTCCTCCACGCCCACGCGCTCCACGCCGAACAGCCGGGCCCAGAGGTCCGCGAGCAGCTCCTCGGTGGCGGTGCGGGGCGCACTGGCGGTCGCCGCGTCAGTGACGGTGGAGTCAGGGGCGGGCAGCGCCCTCCTGTCCACCTTGCCATTGCGCGTGAGGGGCAGGGCCTCCAGCGGGACGAACGCGGAGGGCACCATGGGTTCGGGCAGGCGCTGCTTCAGGAAGTCGCGCAGGGCGGTGGGCTCGGGCGTCGCTCCTGGCGTGGAGGGCACCACATAGGCGACGAGCCGCTTGCCGTTGGCTCCGTCCTCTCGCGCCACCACCACCGCGTCGCGCACGCTGGGGTGCAGGCGCAGCGCTGTCTCCACCTCGCCCGGTTCGATGCGGTAGCCGCGCACCTTGAGCTGTCCGTCGAGTCGGCCCAGGAACTCCAGCGTTCCGTCCGCGCGCCAGCGCACCCGGTCTCCGGTCCGGTACAGCCGGGCTCCCGGCTCGGTGCCGAAGGGGTCCGGCACGAAGCGCTCCGCCGTCAGCTCCGGCCTGCCCAGGTAGCCGAGCGCCACGCCGTCTCCGCCCGCGTACAGCTCTCCCGGAACGCCCAGGGGCACGGGTTGCAGCCTCGCGTCCAGCACGTACACCCGGGTGTTCGCGATGGGCCGGCCGATGGGCACGGTGAGCCCGACGTCCTCCGGTGTCCGCATCACATGGCAGCAGGTGAAGGTCGTCCCCTCGGTGGGGCCATAGCCGTTCACCAGCACTCCGCCACGGGCCAGCCGCTCGCGCGCCGCGCCAGGGGGCAGCACGTCTCCTCCCGCGAGGAGCTGGCGCACCCCCGCAAGGGCCTCGGGCTGGTGGGCCACCAGTTGCTCGAACAGGCCCGCTGTCAGCCACAGCGTCGTCACCTGCTCACGCCGCAGCGTCTGGCCCAGTTCCTCCAGTGAGGGCGTGTGCGGAGGGAACATCACCAGCCGTGCGCCGTGCAGCAGGCTGCCCCACAGCTCGAACGTGGAGGCGTCGAACGCCAGCGGCGCGAGCTGGAGGAAGACCTCCTCCGGGCCGAACCGCGCGTAGCCCGTTCCCATCACCAGCCGCACCACCGCTCGGTGCGGCACGCCCACGCCCTTGGGCCGGCCCGTGGAGCCCGACGTGTAGACGACGTAGGCGAGGTCTCCCGCCGTCACTCCGGTGCGGGGCGCGTCCTCCCGCTCCGCCGTCACTGCGTCCAGGGACACCACCTGAAGCCCGTGCAGCTCCGGCAACCTCGACACCAGCTCCGGAGAGGCCAGCGCCAGCGGCACGCCCGTGTCCTCCAGGAGGAGTGCCAGCCGCTCTCGCGGGTGGCTCGGGTCCAGCGGCACGTAGGCGCCTCCGGCCTTGAGGATGCCGAGCACTCCCACCACCAGCCCCAGCGAGCGCTCCACGCACAGCCCCACCGGGGTGCCCGTTCCCACCCCCAGCGCGCGCAGGTGGTGCGCCAGCCCGTTCGCCCGCCGGTCCAGCTCGCGGTAGGTGAGCCGCGAGTCGCCGAAGGCCACCGCGACGGCATCCGGCGTCCGCGCCGCCTGGGCCGCGAACAGCGCGGGGAGCGTCGCGTCCCGTGGGTAGTCGGTCCGCGTGGCATTCCACTCCACCAGCAGCCGGTGCCGCTCCGCCTCCGCCATGACGGGCAGCGCGGAGAGCCGCGCCCCGGGGGCCAGGGCCACGCCGCGCAGCAGCACCTCCAGGCGCTCCGCGAGCCGCGCCGCGGTGTCCGGCGTGAAGAGGTCGGCGCTGTACTCCAGCTCACCGGAGAGGCCCTCCGGGCCCGCCGCGAGGTGCAGGCTCACGTCGAACTTCGACAGCCGCCGCTCCACCTCCAGCCGTGACACCCGCACACCGGCCAGCTCCAGCGCGGGCGCGGGGGCCGCCTGGAAGGTGAACATCGTCTGGAACAGCGGCGTGCGGCCCGCGTCTCCGCGCACCTCCAGCGCCTCCACCAGCCGGTCGAAGGGCACGTCCACGCGCGAGTACGCGTCCAGGCACGTCGCGCGCACCCGCGTCAGCAGCTCGCGGAAGGACGGGTCTCCCGACAGGTCCGTGCGCAGCACCAGCACGTTGACGAAGGCGCCCAGGAGCCCCTCCACCTCCGCGCGGCCTCGTCCCGCCACCGGGGTGCCCACGAGCAGGTCCTCCTGACCCGAGTGGCGCAGCAGCAGCACCTGCCACGTCGCCAGCAACAGCATGAACGGCGTGACGCCCTCCTGGCGCGCCAGTGCTTCCAGCTCCCGAGCGACCTCCGCCGGCACCTGGACTCGCTGGTGCCCGCCCCACAGCGTCCGTGTGCCAGGTCGAGGGTGGTCCGCGGGCAGCTCCAGCGAGGGCAGAGGACCGGAGAGGCGCCGGCGCCACTCCGCCAGCAGTGGCTCCAGCGCCTCACCCGTGAGCTTCTGCCGCTGCCAGCGCGCGAAGTCCGCGTACTGGATGGGCAGCGCCGGCAGCGACGGAGCCGCACCCGACGCGAGCGCTCCGTACAGTGCACCCAGCTCGCGCACCAGCACACCCAGGGACCACTCGTCGCAGGCGATGTGGTGCAGCGACAGCAGGAGCACATGGTCCTCCGTGCCCAGTCGCAGCAGCGTGGCCCGCAGGGGCGGCTCGTGCTCCAGGTCGAACGGCCGCTCCGCGTCCTCCTGTGCCAGCCGGCGTGCCGCGTCCTCACGCTCCGGCCTTCCGCTCAGGTCCACCGTGGGCCAGTGCCCTTCGCGCGCCGGGGCGACCACCTGCACGGGCTGGCCTCCCACGTCCGCGTAGGTGGTCCGGAGCACCTCGTGACGCTGGACGAGCGCATCGAGTCCCTTGCGCAGGGCCACCGCATCCAGCGCTCCCGTCAGACGGAAAGCGCGGAAGAGGTTGTAGGCGAAGCCGCCGGGAGACAGCCGGTCGACCAGCCAGAGCTGCTGCTGCGCGAAGGACACCGGCCCGAGCTTCGTGCCGGGGCCCCGCTCCTGGAGCAGCCGTGCGAGTGCCTCGCGCCGCTCGGTCTGGGAGAGCACCGCGGTCCTGGATGTCTGGCTCATGTGGGGGACCTCAGAGGTCGTCGATGCCGAGCAGGAGGTTCACTTCGTCGTCGGAGAGGTGGGCCGCGTCCACGGGCAGCTCCGCGCGTTGAATGACGTCCGCGTCCGAGGGGCGGCTCCGTTGCGCGGCGAGCGCCTCCGCCAGCCGCGCCACCGTCGGATGGTCGAAGACGTGCCGCACCGTCAGCCCCACCTGAAGCTCCGCGCGCACCCGGGAGACGAGCCGCGCCGCGAGCAGCGAGTGGCCTCCCAGCGCGAAGAAGTCGTCGTGGATGCCGGGGCGCTCCACGCGGAGCAGCTCCGCCCACAGTGAGGCCAGCCGCTCCTCGTCCGGCGTCCGTGGCGCCACGTATGTGCTCGTGGGCGCGAGCGAGTCCCGGCCCGGCGCGGGAAGCGCGCGGCGGTCCACCTTGCCATTCGGTGTGAGCGGCAGCGCCGGCAGGAGCACGTAGGCGGCGGGCACCATGTACTCGGGCAGGCGCTGCTGGACGAAGGTCCGCAGGTCGGCGGCGGCCAGCGAGGACTCTCCCGCCGGAAGCGAGGGCACCACATACGCGACGAGTCGCCTGTCACCCGGCGAGTCCTCGCGCACCACCGTGACGGCCTCGCGCACGCCGGAGTGCTGACAGAGGACGCCCTCCACCTCGCCCGGTTCGATGCGGTAGCCGCGCAGCTTCACCTGCTGGTCCACGCGGCCCAGGAACTCCAGCGTCCCATCCGCCCGCCAGCGTGTCCGGTCGCCCGTGCGGTACAGGCGCGCTCCCTGCCTGCCGCTGAACGTGTCTGGCACGAAGCGCTCCGCCGTCGCGTCGGGGCGGCCCAGGTAGCCTCGCGCCACGCCCTCGCCGCCCAGGTACAGCTCACCCGGCACGCCCGGCGGCACCGGCAGTCTCCTCGTGTCCAGCACGTACGCCCGGGTGCCGGGAATCGGCCGGCCGATGGGCACCGGGCCCTCATCCGGAGCCGAAGCCACGGCGTGCACGGTGGACCAGACCGTCGTCTCCGTGGGGCCGTACAGGTTCCACACCTCGCCGCCGCGTGCCCGCAGCTCCGTGGCCAGCTCTCGCGGCAGCGCCTCGCCACCGCACAGCGCCTTCAGCCGCCGGCCCTTCCAGCCGGACTCCAGCAGCAGCCGCCACGTGCTGGGAGTGGCCTGCATCGCCGTGGCCCCGCACGCGTCCAGCAATGCGCCCAGCCGGCTTCCATCCGTCGCCTCGTCGCGGCTCGCCACCACCACCCGCGCGCCCACCGAGAGCGGCAGGAACAGCTCCAGCACCGCGATGTCGAAGGACAGCGTGGTGACGGCCACCAGCACATCCTCGGACGTCAATCCGGGGTGCACGGCCATGGCCGCGAGGAAGCGCGCCACCGCGCCGTGCGGCACCTGCACCCCCTTCGGCGTCCCCGTGGAGCCGGAGGTGTAGAGGACGTACGCCGTGGACACCGGGTCCACCGTTCGGTGAGCGGGCGTCGCGTCCTCTCGCTCCAGCTCGCTCGCGTCGGAGTCCAGGCACACCGTGCGCACGGAGTCGCCAGCGCGGAGCCTGGGAAGTAGCGCCGCCTGCGTCACCAGCACCGGCGTGCCAGCGTCGCGCGACATGAAGGCCAGCCGCTCCGGAGGGAAGCCCGGGTCCAGTGGCACGTAGGCCCCTCCCGCCTTCAGCACGCCCAGCAGCCCCACCAGCATGTCCACCGAGCGCTCCACGCACAGCCCCACCCGCACCTCCGGCCCCACCCCGAGCCGCACCAGCCGCCGTGCGAGCCGCTCCGCCCGCCGGTCCAGCTCCGCGTACGTCAGCGTCCTGCCTCCGCTGGTCACCGCCACCGCGCCCGGTGTGCGCCGCGCCCAGGTCTCGAACGCCGAGTGCAGCCCGGCCGGCTCGGGCAGCGCCGCGGTCTCCGGGCCACTCCAGTCCACCAGCACCTGACGGCGCTCCTCCTCCGTCAGCAGCGGCAGCGCGGACAGCCGCGAGTCGGGAGAGGTGGCCACGGCCTCCAGCAGCCGGTGGAAGTGGCCCGCCAGCCGCGCCACCGTGTCCTGCTCGAACAGGTCCGCGCTGTACTCCCAGCGGATGGCGACGGGGCCGTCCTCCGGTGCGCCCGTGCCCGCGCGCTGCTCGCCTTCGGGGATGACGATGACGTTGAGGTCGAACTTCGCCGAGCCATTGCCGATGGGCACCGTCGTGCCCCGCAGCCCGCCGAACTCCAGCTGTGGCACCGGTGAGTCATGGAAGCTGAACATGACCTGGAACAGCGGCATGCGCCCGGCATCGCGCTCGGGTTGCAGCTCGCGCACCAGCTCCACCAGCGGCACGTCCGCGTGGGCGTGGGCCTCCAGGTCCACCGCGCGCACGCGGCGCAGCAGCTCCACGAAGGTCGGGTCTCCGCTCGCGTCCGTGCGCAGGAGCACCGTGTTCACCATCATCCCGATGAGCGTCTCCAGCTCCGGCGTCCGGCGATTGGCCACGGTGGTGGCGACGCAGACATCCTCCAGCCCGGTGTAGCGGTGCAGCAGCGCCACGAAGGTCGCCCGCAGCGCCATGAAGAGGGTGACGCCCTGGCTCCGGCAGAGGGCCTTGAGCTCGCGGCGGAGCGCCTCGGGCAGCTCGGTGCGCAGCTCTCCGCCTCGGGAGCTCGGCACGCGGGAGCGGGGACGGTCCGTGGGCAGCTCCACCGGCGGAGGCAGTGGCGACAGTCGCCGCCGCCAGTACGCGAGCGAGGCTTCCATGGCCGGGCTTCCCTGCCACCGGCGCTGCCACGCGGCGAAGTCCGCGAACTGGATGGGCAGCTCGGGCAGGGGCGAGGGCTGGCCGACGACGAAGGCGGAGTAGAGCGCCTTCAGCTCGCGCAAGAAGACGGCGGCGGACCAGCCGTCGTGGACGAAGTGGTGCTCCACGTGCAGCAGCACGTGCTCCTCGTTCGCCAGTCGCAGCAGCGTCCACCGCACCAGCGGCAGGCGCGTCACGTCGAACGTGCGGCGCACCTCCTCCGCGATGCGTCGCTTCGCGGCGCCTTCGGCGTCTGCCTCGCCGCCGAGGTCCACCACCGGAAGGCGCACCTCCCAGGGCGCGTGGATGTCCTGCACCGGGTGCCCGTCCCGCGCGGGGTAGGTCGTCCTCAGTCCCTCGTGTCGCCGGATGATTTCCGCCAGCGCCCGCTCCAGCACCGGCACGCCCAGCGCGCCCTGGAGCCGCAGAATCATCTGCGCGTTGTAGGCGAGGTTGTCCGGGGCCAGCTGGAGGAGGAACCAGACCTGCTCCTGCTGGAAGGACAGCGGCAGCGCGTCCTCGCGGGGGCCGCGAAGGAGCGGCGGCGGCGCGAAGTCCGGAGCCCGCTCGGCCCGCGTGTCCAGGAAGTGCGCCAGCCGGGCCACGGTGGGGTGCTCGAAGACGGCGGACAGCGGGAGGTCCACGGACTCCGTCTCGCGCAGGCGGGCGATGAGTCGCCCCGCGAGCAGCGAGTGTCCACCCAGGAGGAAGAAGTCGTCGTGGATGCCTGGCCGCGCGTGGCGGAACAGCTCGGACCACAGCCGCGCCAGCCGGGCCTCCGTGGGCGTGTTCGGCGCGGTGAAGTCCCGAGCGGCTTCAGGCGCGGGGAGCGCGGCGCGGTCCAGCTTGCCGTGCGCGGTGAGCGGGAGCGCCTCCAGCACCACGAACGCCGAAGGCACCATCGGCTCCGGCAGCCGTTCGCGGAGCCGCGCGCGCAGGTG
It encodes:
- a CDS encoding non-ribosomal peptide synthetase, coding for MPPHTPARSPLHDIRPSSAQPPGLAHSLFEARVALAPDGLAVVAGGDTLTYRELDARANRLAHQLQALGVGPEERVALAMERTPEWVVALLAVLKSGGAYLPLDLGYPSARLAWMLERARPRVVLTRAVWRERLPDVDASFICLDGVAEDVARWPSEPPASGVTPEHLAYIIFTSGSTGRPKGVLLEHGGLSQVLGAVVEAHGVRPGHRVLQFASAGFDASVCEVLSTLAAGATLHLALRESLLPGPRLHALLREEAITTVTLVPSVLAQLEPEGLDALETVISAGEALPPELARRWKPGRRLLNAYGPTEATICATVDTDVDVERPSIGSPLPGVSVAVLDATGQPVPAGEPGELCVGGVGLARGYLDRPELTAERFVPDAFSAEPGARLYRTGDRVRALPDGRLEFLGRFDSQVKVRGVRIELGEVEAVLSQLPGVRQAVVVPREDAPGERRLVAYVVPEGAPSSVAPIDAAGLSAEHLRARLRERLPEPMVPSAFVVLEALPLTAHGKLDRAALPAPEAARDFTAPNTPTEARLARLWSELFRHARPGIHDDFFLLGGHSLLAGRLIARLRETESVDLPLSAVFEHPTVARLAHFLDTRAERAPDFAPPPLLRGPREDALPLSFQQEQVWFLLQLAPDNLAYNAQMILRLQGALGVPVLERALAEIIRRHEGLRTTYPARDGHPVQDIHAPWEVRLPVVDLGGEADAEGAAKRRIAEEVRRTFDVTRLPLVRWTLLRLANEEHVLLHVEHHFVHDGWSAAVFLRELKALYSAFVVGQPSPLPELPIQFADFAAWQRRWQGSPAMEASLAYWRRRLSPLPPPVELPTDRPRSRVPSSRGGELRTELPEALRRELKALCRSQGVTLFMALRATFVALLHRYTGLEDVCVATTVANRRTPELETLIGMMVNTVLLRTDASGDPTFVELLRRVRAVDLEAHAHADVPLVELVRELQPERDAGRMPLFQVMFSFHDSPVPQLEFGGLRGTTVPIGNGSAKFDLNVIVIPEGEQRAGTGAPEDGPVAIRWEYSADLFEQDTVARLAGHFHRLLEAVATSPDSRLSALPLLTEEERRQVLVDWSGPETAALPEPAGLHSAFETWARRTPGAVAVTSGGRTLTYAELDRRAERLARRLVRLGVGPEVRVGLCVERSVDMLVGLLGVLKAGGAYVPLDPGFPPERLAFMSRDAGTPVLVTQAALLPRLRAGDSVRTVCLDSDASELEREDATPAHRTVDPVSTAYVLYTSGSTGTPKGVQVPHGAVARFLAAMAVHPGLTSEDVLVAVTTLSFDIAVLELFLPLSVGARVVVASRDEATDGSRLGALLDACGATAMQATPSTWRLLLESGWKGRRLKALCGGEALPRELATELRARGGEVWNLYGPTETTVWSTVHAVASAPDEGPVPIGRPIPGTRAYVLDTRRLPVPPGVPGELYLGGEGVARGYLGRPDATAERFVPDTFSGRQGARLYRTGDRTRWRADGTLEFLGRVDQQVKLRGYRIEPGEVEGVLCQHSGVREAVTVVREDSPGDRRLVAYVVPSLPAGESSLAAADLRTFVQQRLPEYMVPAAYVLLPALPLTPNGKVDRRALPAPGRDSLAPTSTYVAPRTPDEERLASLWAELLRVERPGIHDDFFALGGHSLLAARLVSRVRAELQVGLTVRHVFDHPTVARLAEALAAQRSRPSDADVIQRAELPVDAAHLSDDEVNLLLGIDDL